ACCGCGTAGACCCGGGTCAGATTGCCCGGCCTGGCGAAGGGGACCTCGCGCTCGGTCTGGCCGCCGCGCAGGGCGCTCGCCAGCTCCTTGCGCTGCTCGTCGCTCATCACGTCCAGCGACACGTCGACCCGGGTGACCCCCTCGACCCGTGCGACCGCGTCGGTCACGCGCTGGGTGATCGTCTCGCGCATCGGGCAGCCGGAGACCGTCAGGTACACGGTGACCGCGACCGCGCCGTCCGCGCCGATCTCCACCGATTTGACCATGCCCAGTTCGGTGATGGGTCGGTGGATCTCGGGGTCGTCAACCGTCGCCAGCGCTGCGCGCACCGCGTCTTCCGTAGCCATAAGGACGATGGTACGGCGCCCGGCGGCGGCCCCGGGACCCCTGTCAGCGGTCGTCCACGTCACGTCCGCGCGGGTGATCCGCCGGGAATACCCCGGGCCGTTCCCGCCCGTCCCCGGCGCCACCGCGGTCCGGTTCCCTGACCAGTCTCTCCTCCAGTTCCTTGCCGAGGTCCTGGAGCTCGGAGCGGATCCAGTCGCGGGTCGCCACCTCGCCCAGACCCATCCGCAGCGCGGCGATCTCCCGGGTCAGATACTCGGTGTCGGCGATCGACCGCTCGTTCTGCTTGCGGTCCTGTTCGAGGTTGACCCGGTCCCGGTCGTCCTGCCGGTTCTGCGCCAGCAGGATCAGCGGGGCGGCGTAGGACGCCTGGAGGGACAGCGCCAGCGTCAGGAAGATGAACGGGTACTCGTCGAAGCGCAGCCGGTGCGGCACGGACACGTTCCAGACCACCCAGAGGATGATCACCACCGTCATCCAGACGATGAACCGTCCGGTGCCCAGGAAGCGCGCGATGCGCTCGGACAGGCGGCCGAAGGCGTCCGGGTCCCACTCGGGCAGCAGCCGCCGCCGCAGCGGGCGCGGCTGGTCGAGCCGGGCCCGCGGCCGGCCGGCGGCGGTGGCCCCGGCCGGGTGCCGCTCGCGGGTGCTCTCGCGCTCAGCCGCCATGTCCGCCCGTCCCCTCGCCCGCGCCCTTGTCCGTGCCCCCGGCGGTCCCGGCCGCCGCCCCGGCCCCGTCGTCCAGGTGGAACTCCGTCTCCCGCCAGTCGTCCGGCAGCATGTGGTCCAGCACGTCGTCCACGGTGACCGCGCCCAGCAGCGCCCCCGCCTCGTCCACCACGGGCGCCGCGACCATGTCGTAGGCCGCGAAGAACCCGGCCACCACCGGCAGCTCGGCGTCCGGGGAGAGCGCCTGGAGGTCGTCGTCCAGGATCGAGCTGACGAGCGTGTACGGCGGGTCGCGCAGCAGCCGCTGGAAGTGGACCGTGCCCAGGTACTTGCCGGTCGGCGTCTCGTCGGGCGGCCGGCAGACGTAGACCTGGGCGGCGAGCGCGGGGGACAGGTCCGGGTTGCGGACCCGGGCGAGCGCGTCGGCGACGGTCGCGTCCGGGCGCAGCACGATCGGCTCGGTCGTCATCAGCCCGCCCGCGGTGTGCTCCTCGTACGACATCAGGCGCCGCATCTCGGCGGCGTCGGCCGGCTGCATCAGACCGAGCAGCCGCTCCTGCTCCTCCTCGGGCAGTTCGGCGAGCAGGTCGGCCGCGTCGTCGGGGTCCATCGCCTCCAGCACGTCGGCGGCGCGCTCGCCCTTCAGCTTGCCCAGGATCTCGATCTGGTCGTCCTCCGGAAGCTCCTCCAGGACGTCGGCGAGCCGGTCGTCGTCCAGGGCGGCGGCGACCTCCGCGCGCCGCTTGGGGGACAGGTGGTGCAGCACGTTGGCGAGGTCGGCGGGGCGCAGCTGCTCGAAGGTGGCGAGCAGGTTCTCGGCGCCCTGCCCGTGCTCCTCCAGGGAGAAGCCGGTGACCGCCGACCACTCCACGGTCAGCGTCTCGCCCCTGCTGCGCCGGAAGGCGCCGCCCTTGCGGCCCTTGCGCACGAAGACCCGGTCGATCTCCCAGTCCCGCCGGGCGGGCAGCTGGTGCACCGACAGGTCCAGCACGGTGGCCTCCTCGCCGCTCTCCACGAGCGTGACGCGGCGGTCCAGCAGCTCGCCGAAGACGAGCCGCTCGGTGGGCCGCTGTTCGAAGCGCCGGACGTTGAGCACACCGGTGGTGATGACCTGGCCGGACTCGATGCTGGTGACCCGGGTCATGGGCAGGAAGATGCGGCGCCGGGTGGAGAGTTCGACGACCAGGCCGAGCACCCGGGGCGGCTTGCGGCCGACCCGCAGCATGACGACCAGATCGCGCACCCGCCCCACCTGGTCGCCCGACGGGTCGAAGGCGGCGACACCGGCGAGATGCGACACGAAGATCCGGGGGGCGCCCGCTGCCATGACCGTGCCTCCTTCCTGGCGTCTTCCTGTCGCGCTGTCGCTGCCGTGCCGGGTGTGCCCGGTGTGTCCGGTGTCTTCTCGCCTGCCCGCTCAAGTGGGCTTCAGGCTAGCCCGTCCCGTTCGGATACGCCCTGGTGAGCGGAGCGGACGGACTGGCTCCGCCGGGCCGCGCCGCCCCCGGTACGCTGCCGTACGCCGCTACGGGTTCCCCAGCCCGTGGTGCCGTCCGCGTGCCGCGCCTCCCCTGTACGCCGTCACGCCGCGCGGCGCCCGCGGCCGCACCGCACCCGCCGCTCGCGAGCTGAAAGGCAGTGCCGCCTGTGACTGCGATTCCCCAGGGCCGCCGTACCCGCCGGGCCACGCTGACGAGTGCGCTGTGCGCGCTGGCCGTCGTCACCGGCACGGGCCTGACGGGCTGTTCCGGGGACGATCCGGACGCGGGCACCAACGGCGTCGGCAAGCTGCCGGCCGACCAGGTCCAGGCGCGGACCAAGGCCGCCGCCACGTCCGCCGGGGCCGTGCACCTGGCCGGTGACGTGGTCAGCAACGGCCGTACGTACCGGCTCGACATGCGGCTGAAGTCCGACGGCGGCACGGGCTCGGTCACCTCGCAGGGGGTGACGTTCGGGCTGCTGCGGGTCGGCGCGCAGCTGTATCTGAAGGCGGACGCCCAGTTCTGGAGCAACGCGGACGACGACGGCAAGGGCGGGAAGGGCGGCACGCACGGCACGAACGGAGGGGCGGCGGGCAAGCTCGACGGCAAGTACGTGAAGGTGCCCCAGCGCGACCCCGCGTACAAGCGGTTCAGCGGGTTCACGGACAAGGGCGTGCTCCTCGACAGCCTGCTGACGCTGCACGGCACGCTGGCGGCGGACGGCCACCACGAGCAGTCCGGCGTCCGCACCATCCGCATCACCGGCAGCGGCGGCACCCTGGACGTCTCCCTGGAGGGCACCCCCTATCCGCTGCGGCTGGCCCGCGCGGGCGACGCGGGCACCCTGACCTTCACCGAGTGGGGCAAGGACTTCCCGCTGGCCGAGCCGGACGCGGACGACACCGTCGACTACGGCAGGCAGCTGCCGACGTCCTGACGGGCCGCCCGGCCGCCGCTACCGCCGCCGCTTCTTCCTCAGCAGCAGCCGGGGCAGCCCCGCCGGGACCGGCTGACGGGTCGTCGCGGGAGTGGGCAGCGGCGCCTCGGCCAGCGAGGTGCCGGGCAGCGGCTCCAGGGTGCCGGTCGGCTCCAGGCGCAGCACCCGGCACTCGCGGGCCCACCGCTCGGTCATGGTCTCCGCGTCCGGCGCGTTCAGGCGCTTGCCCTTCAGCTCGGCCACCGCCTCCTGCCACGCCTGCGAGCCGGGCGCGAGTTCCACGACGCGCGCCGCCCAGGTGACCAGACGGCCGCCCTTGTCCTTGCTGCGCACCGTCACCTCGGCGGTGACCCCGTCGGCCAGGCCGGGCAGCGGCTGCTCGCCGGGGCCGTCACCGACCAGGCAGGCCGCGCCCTCGTGCCAGACGTGCCACAGGGGGCGGGCCGGTCCGCCGGGGCCCGCGACCCAGACGAGGCCGGACTTCTTCGTGGCCTCCTCGACGAGGGCCCGGTCGAGCAGTGCGCTTGTCATGACAGCAGCGTAACGAGACCCGGCCGGGCACCGGCGGCGCTCACAGCCAGCCGTTGCGCTTGAGTGTGCGGTGGATGCCGAGGCAGATCGCGGCCGTGACCGCCATGACCACCGGGTAGCCGTACTTCCAGTGGGTCTCGGGCATGTACTTGAAGTTCATGCCGTAGACCCCGCAGACCATCGTCGGTACGGCGATGATCGCGGCCCACGCGGTGATCTTCCGCATGTCCTCGTTCTGCGCGACGGACGCCTGGGCGAGGTTGGCCTGGAGGATGGAGTTGAGCAGTTCGTCGAAGCCGATGACCTGCTCCTGGGCGCGGGCCAGGTGGTCGGCCACGTCGCGGAAGTACTTCTGGATGTCCGGGTCGATCAGCCGCATCGGGCGCTCGCTCAGCAGCTGCATGGGCCGCAGCAGCGGCGACACCGCGCGCTTGAACTCCATGACCTCGCGCTTGAGCTGGTAGATCCGCCCGGCGTCGGTGCCGCGCGGGGTGCGGCCGCGGCCCGGCGAGAACACCTCGGTCTCGACCTCGTCCACGTCGTCCTGGAGGGCGGAGGCGACCGCGATGTAGCCGTCGACCACATGGTCGGCGATGGCGTGCAGCACCGCCGAGGGGCCCTTGACCAGCAGCTCGGGGTCGTCCTGGAGCCGGTGGCGCAGCGCGCGCAGCGAACCCTGGCCGCCGTGCCGGACGGTGATGAAGAAGTCCCGTCCGGTGAAGCACATCACCTCGCCGGTCTCGACGACCTCGCTGTTGGCGGTGAGCTGGTCGTGGTCGACGTAGTGGATCGTCTTGAAGACGGTGAACAGCGAGTCGTCGTAGCGCTCCAGCTTGGGCCGCTGGTGGGCCTGGACCGCGTCCTCCACGGCCAGCGGGTGCAGTCCGAACTCCGAGGCGATGCCCGCGAATTCGGCCTCGGTGGGCTCGTGCAGCCCGATCCACACGAAGCCGCCGTCGCGCCGCACCAGGCGCATCGCCTCCTGCGGGGTGAGCGGGGCGCGGGTCTCGACGCGGGCGCCGTCGCGGTAGACGGCGCAGTCGACGACGGCCGAGGGCGTCGCCGGGTCGCGGGTGGTGTCGTAGGTGCCGTTGTCCTTGCGCTGCGCCGGGCGGGACGGGCGGACCACGGCGCGCAGGTCACGGATCATCGACATGGCGGGACTCCTTCGTGACGAGCGACGAAGAGCGCCTACGGCGGTCGGAACTGCCCGGAATGAGGACGTCCGGCGTGCGGATGTTTCGCACGTCCACAAAGCGGGGAGCACCGCACCGACGCGGTGAGCGGGCTTCGTCACTGATTTCGATCGGTCAGATCGGACGATCAGGCAAACGAAACGAAGTGCTCTTCCGTACGACGCGCACAGGGGCACGAAGGCGAGAGGTGGCGGTCAGCCGGAGCCGGAACAGCTACATCAGCGGCGGGAAGAGCGGGTGCTACTGCACGGTCGACTTCGATCCATGACAGCCCCACCTCCTCCGGCCGGTCCCTCGTAAGGGAGTCCCATCGGCGTCGGGGCTTGATCGCGACGCTTCTGCGTGCTGCCCCGAACCACCGAGTCAGAGTATCAGTCGGCCGACGTGTCAAGGTGCCGCTTTGCCGGGTACTGACGAGTTCTATGCTCGCGACATGGCAGATGTTCTTCCTCTGGTCGAGGCCCGGTTGCGCTCGGCGCTGGGCGAGCCGGACGCGCGCGCGGCGGTCACCTTCCTCGGCACGGACCGGATCGAGGTGCTGCGCTTCCAGGAGGGGGACATCGTCCGCTACGCCACGCTCGGCATGTCGGCCCGGCCCATGGCGGACCCCACGGCGATGGTCGCCGACCCGGTCGCCGGGCCGCGCGCCGAACTGGTCCTCTCGGTGCGCACCGGCCGCGCCGACACCGACAAGGTGCTCCGCCCGCTCGCCGTCCTCGGCGCGTCCCCGCAGGTCGAGGGTGTGGTCGTGGCGCCCGGTGCCTCGCTCGACGTGGGGGAGGCGCTGTGGCCGGGCGCGCCCTTCACCTCGGTCCTGGTGGCCGAGCCGGGCGGCCTGGTGGAGGACCTGGAACTCGACGCGCCGCTGGATCCCGTGCGGTTCCTGCCGCTGCTGCCGATGACGCCGAACGAGGCCGCGTTCAAACGCGTGCACGGCGCGCAGGTGCTCCAGGAGCGCTGGCTGACGCACGGGACGGACCTGCGGGACCCGGCCCGCCGGTCCGTCCCGCTGGA
The sequence above is drawn from the Streptomyces sp. SAT1 genome and encodes:
- a CDS encoding magnesium and cobalt transport protein CorA; this encodes MSMIRDLRAVVRPSRPAQRKDNGTYDTTRDPATPSAVVDCAVYRDGARVETRAPLTPQEAMRLVRRDGGFVWIGLHEPTEAEFAGIASEFGLHPLAVEDAVQAHQRPKLERYDDSLFTVFKTIHYVDHDQLTANSEVVETGEVMCFTGRDFFITVRHGGQGSLRALRHRLQDDPELLVKGPSAVLHAIADHVVDGYIAVASALQDDVDEVETEVFSPGRGRTPRGTDAGRIYQLKREVMEFKRAVSPLLRPMQLLSERPMRLIDPDIQKYFRDVADHLARAQEQVIGFDELLNSILQANLAQASVAQNEDMRKITAWAAIIAVPTMVCGVYGMNFKYMPETHWKYGYPVVMAVTAAICLGIHRTLKRNGWL
- a CDS encoding suppressor of fused domain protein — protein: MADVLPLVEARLRSALGEPDARAAVTFLGTDRIEVLRFQEGDIVRYATLGMSARPMADPTAMVADPVAGPRAELVLSVRTGRADTDKVLRPLAVLGASPQVEGVVVAPGASLDVGEALWPGAPFTSVLVAEPGGLVEDLELDAPLDPVRFLPLLPMTPNEAAFKRVHGAQVLQERWLTHGTDLRDPARRSVPLE
- a CDS encoding DUF1003 domain-containing protein, whose protein sequence is MAAERESTRERHPAGATAAGRPRARLDQPRPLRRRLLPEWDPDAFGRLSERIARFLGTGRFIVWMTVVIILWVVWNVSVPHRLRFDEYPFIFLTLALSLQASYAAPLILLAQNRQDDRDRVNLEQDRKQNERSIADTEYLTREIAALRMGLGEVATRDWIRSELQDLGKELEERLVREPDRGGAGDGRERPGVFPADHPRGRDVDDR
- a CDS encoding magnesium transporter MgtE N-terminal domain-containing protein translates to MAAGAPRIFVSHLAGVAAFDPSGDQVGRVRDLVVMLRVGRKPPRVLGLVVELSTRRRIFLPMTRVTSIESGQVITTGVLNVRRFEQRPTERLVFGELLDRRVTLVESGEEATVLDLSVHQLPARRDWEIDRVFVRKGRKGGAFRRSRGETLTVEWSAVTGFSLEEHGQGAENLLATFEQLRPADLANVLHHLSPKRRAEVAAALDDDRLADVLEELPEDDQIEILGKLKGERAADVLEAMDPDDAADLLAELPEEEQERLLGLMQPADAAEMRRLMSYEEHTAGGLMTTEPIVLRPDATVADALARVRNPDLSPALAAQVYVCRPPDETPTGKYLGTVHFQRLLRDPPYTLVSSILDDDLQALSPDAELPVVAGFFAAYDMVAAPVVDEAGALLGAVTVDDVLDHMLPDDWRETEFHLDDGAGAAAGTAGGTDKGAGEGTGGHGG